From a region of the Candidatus Hydrogenedentota bacterium genome:
- a CDS encoding DUF1549 domain-containing protein: MSYLSNSPVRVALILSAAAGTCAVPAGAPIDFNRDIRPLISDKCFACHGPDANSRKRDLRFDTREGLFGQTRGGDPVIVPGDTSAGAFLARITHADPEKRMPPADANLELSPADIDLLTRWIAEGAPWAGHWAFEKPVRPELPPVSNSAWPKNEIDRFILARLEAAGLAPSPEADRETLIRRVTLDLTGLPPTPAEVDAFLADTGDGAYESLVDRLLASPHYGERMAFPWLDASRYADTNGYQRDTKRFMWAWRDWVIQAFNDNMPYDQFTIEQLAGDLLPNATLAQKVATGFNRNHRINGEGGIIPEEYAVEYVVDRVDTTSTAFMGLTMGCARCHDHKFDPFSQKEFYELYAFFNQVPEEGKGRERGNDRPFIAVPTEEEKAKVAALDDKIAAAEKALAGPDERLDALQRQWETELSDTFNTLAWTEPGEAALATENGTVLERNADGLFLASGPNPARESYEISFQATGPIRAFRLDALLDPALPETGPGRSPNGNVVLSEFEVERAPADAPDQREKLPLADALADFHQDRDDYRVQFAIDGQEETGWATGSHARREDRTAIFVTGEAPAIQAGDWVTVRLKHTSSYEQHAFGRFRLRFSASPEISAWARPVYGPWRHIGPFPLEATDVKELIHMPLPPEEGFDPEAAYGDGDLRWTEQPEWIDGQVHQLTRSNQGAQFLHRTIESAIPQQVTLSLGSNDALKLWLNGEEKLVVNEGRTTAPDQDRIELLLPAGKHELLLKIANYGGATSFYFKSIDDSGKALLATMKTLETPPEQRDDPARDRLALAFRGQDPAWRASRHELDSLLQERRDLEGTIATTMIMEDMPEKRDTFLLKRGVYDAPDTTEKLFPGVPERLGEMDPELPKNRLGFAQWLVDPDHPLTARVRVNHYWQMYFGKGLVTTPEDFGTQGVAPSHPELLDWLALRFIETGWDVKAMQKYIVMSATYRQQSVQPEEHRQKDPENILLGRAPRFRLPGEMIRDQALAASGLLHPAIGGPSVYPYQPDGMWSSLSFQNMDEFDTNFYREDTGPNLYRRGLYTYWKRTIAPPRMQIFDKPDREQCSMHKPATNTPMQALALMNDPAFVEAARHLAQRMIREGGDRAADRVRHGFRLALAADPEAEKREILIGGLSDYQTHFAARPEEAQALLGVGASDYDTNIPEAELAAYTALASVMLNLDQFVNRE, from the coding sequence GTGTCTTACCTGAGCAATTCGCCCGTACGCGTGGCCTTGATTTTATCGGCGGCGGCCGGAACATGCGCCGTCCCCGCCGGCGCGCCCATCGATTTCAACCGCGATATCCGCCCGCTGATCTCGGACAAGTGCTTCGCGTGCCACGGCCCCGACGCCAACAGCCGGAAAAGGGACCTCCGCTTCGACACGCGCGAAGGGCTGTTTGGCCAGACGCGCGGCGGCGATCCGGTTATCGTGCCCGGAGACACAAGCGCGGGCGCCTTTCTGGCGCGGATCACCCACGCCGACCCGGAAAAGCGCATGCCGCCCGCGGACGCGAATCTTGAGCTCTCCCCCGCGGACATTGACCTCCTCACCCGCTGGATTGCGGAGGGCGCCCCGTGGGCGGGCCACTGGGCCTTCGAAAAACCCGTCCGCCCGGAGCTCCCCCCGGTCAGCAACAGCGCGTGGCCCAAGAACGAGATCGATCGCTTCATCCTCGCACGCCTGGAAGCCGCCGGCCTCGCGCCAAGCCCCGAGGCCGACCGGGAAACCCTCATTCGCCGCGTCACCCTCGATCTCACCGGACTTCCCCCCACCCCCGCCGAGGTGGACGCCTTCCTGGCCGATACCGGCGACGGCGCCTACGAAAGTCTCGTCGACCGCCTGCTCGCGTCGCCGCACTACGGCGAACGCATGGCCTTCCCCTGGCTCGACGCTTCCCGCTACGCCGACACCAACGGATACCAGCGCGACACCAAGCGCTTCATGTGGGCCTGGCGCGACTGGGTCATTCAGGCCTTCAATGACAACATGCCCTACGACCAGTTCACCATCGAGCAGCTCGCGGGCGACCTCCTGCCCAACGCCACGCTGGCGCAAAAAGTGGCCACGGGGTTTAACCGAAACCACCGGATCAATGGCGAGGGCGGCATTATTCCCGAAGAATACGCCGTGGAATATGTGGTCGACCGCGTGGACACCACCAGCACCGCCTTCATGGGCCTGACCATGGGCTGCGCCCGATGCCACGATCACAAATTCGACCCCTTCTCCCAGAAAGAGTTCTACGAACTCTACGCCTTCTTCAACCAGGTCCCGGAGGAGGGCAAGGGCCGCGAACGCGGCAATGATCGCCCCTTCATCGCCGTCCCCACGGAAGAAGAAAAGGCGAAGGTCGCGGCGCTGGACGACAAGATCGCCGCCGCGGAAAAAGCGCTCGCCGGGCCCGACGAGCGGCTCGACGCGCTCCAGCGCCAGTGGGAGACCGAACTCTCCGATACCTTTAACACCCTCGCCTGGACCGAACCGGGTGAAGCGGCGCTCGCAACCGAAAACGGGACCGTGCTCGAACGTAACGCGGACGGGCTATTCCTCGCGAGCGGCCCCAATCCCGCGCGCGAGTCCTACGAGATCTCCTTCCAGGCGACCGGCCCGATCCGCGCCTTCCGCCTGGACGCCCTGCTGGATCCCGCGCTGCCGGAAACGGGACCGGGCCGTTCGCCCAACGGCAACGTGGTGCTCTCGGAATTCGAAGTCGAGCGCGCCCCCGCGGACGCGCCCGATCAGCGCGAGAAGCTCCCGCTCGCCGACGCCCTGGCCGATTTCCACCAGGACCGCGACGACTACCGCGTCCAGTTCGCCATAGATGGCCAGGAGGAGACCGGCTGGGCCACGGGCTCCCACGCGCGCCGCGAAGACCGCACCGCCATCTTCGTCACGGGCGAAGCGCCCGCCATCCAGGCCGGCGACTGGGTCACGGTCCGCCTGAAACACACGTCGTCCTACGAGCAGCACGCCTTCGGGCGTTTCCGGCTGCGCTTTTCCGCCTCGCCGGAAATCAGCGCCTGGGCGCGTCCCGTCTACGGCCCCTGGCGCCACATCGGCCCCTTCCCGCTGGAAGCAACCGATGTGAAGGAGTTGATTCACATGCCGCTGCCGCCGGAAGAGGGCTTCGATCCGGAGGCCGCCTATGGCGATGGCGATCTGCGCTGGACCGAGCAGCCCGAATGGATCGACGGCCAGGTCCACCAGCTCACCCGCAGCAATCAGGGCGCGCAGTTCTTGCACCGGACCATCGAATCCGCCATCCCGCAGCAGGTCACCCTATCGCTGGGCAGCAACGACGCCCTCAAACTCTGGCTCAATGGGGAAGAGAAGCTGGTGGTCAATGAAGGCCGCACCACGGCCCCGGATCAGGACCGCATCGAGCTGCTCCTGCCCGCCGGAAAGCACGAGCTACTGCTCAAAATCGCCAACTACGGCGGCGCCACGAGCTTTTATTTCAAGTCGATCGATGATTCGGGCAAAGCCCTCCTGGCGACCATGAAGACGCTGGAGACCCCGCCCGAACAGCGGGACGACCCCGCGCGCGATCGGCTGGCGCTGGCTTTTCGCGGGCAGGACCCCGCCTGGCGCGCATCCCGCCATGAACTCGATTCCCTGCTCCAGGAGCGCCGGGATCTGGAAGGCACCATCGCCACGACCATGATCATGGAGGACATGCCGGAGAAGCGGGACACCTTCCTGCTCAAGCGCGGCGTCTACGACGCGCCCGACACCACCGAGAAGCTCTTCCCCGGCGTCCCCGAGCGCCTCGGCGAAATGGACCCCGAACTTCCGAAGAATCGCCTCGGATTCGCGCAATGGCTGGTCGACCCGGATCACCCGCTCACCGCGCGCGTCCGCGTCAATCACTACTGGCAGATGTATTTCGGCAAGGGCCTCGTGACCACCCCGGAAGACTTCGGCACCCAGGGCGTCGCGCCGAGCCACCCCGAATTGCTGGACTGGCTCGCCCTGCGCTTCATCGAAACCGGCTGGGACGTCAAGGCCATGCAGAAGTACATCGTCATGAGCGCCACGTACCGCCAGCAGTCGGTGCAGCCCGAGGAGCACCGCCAGAAAGACCCCGAGAACATCCTCCTCGGCCGCGCCCCGCGATTCCGCCTGCCGGGCGAGATGATCCGCGATCAAGCGCTCGCCGCGAGCGGCCTGCTCCATCCCGCCATCGGCGGGCCCTCCGTCTACCCCTACCAGCCCGATGGCATGTGGTCGTCCCTCTCCTTCCAGAACATGGACGAGTTCGACACCAATTTCTACCGCGAGGACACCGGCCCGAACCTCTACCGCCGCGGCCTCTACACCTACTGGAAACGCACCATCGCCCCGCCGCGCATGCAGATCTTCGACAAGCCGGACCGCGAGCAGTGCTCCATGCACAAGCCGGCCACCAACACCCCGATGCAGGCGCTCGCGCTTATGAACGACCCCGCGTTCGTGGAGGCGGCGCGCCACCTTGCCCAGCGCATGATCCGCGAGGGGGGCGATCGCGCGGCGGACCGCGTGCGCCACGGGTTCCGGCTGGCCCTCGCCGCCGATCCGGAAGCCGAAAAGCGGGAAATCCTGATTGGCGGCCTCAGCGACTACCAGACCCACTTCGCCGCGCGGCCGGAGGAGGCCCAGGCGCTCCTTGGCGTCGGCGCATCCGACTACGACACCAACATTCCGGAAGCCGAACTCGCGGCCTACACCGCCCTGGCCTCCGTCATGCTCAACCTCGACCAATTCGTTAACCGGGAATAA
- a CDS encoding PAS domain S-box protein, which translates to MGGRWIVHVPWLAAVVVVLALVSVQGLVLQPRQVESAREAAADSLRGQLTRDIVFIQSQVLLGAVEAIRDFVSASAAVPGLERMTLVDPRGIVLASSDIALEGQSIEQAGQAELAGLTGQLNASFAPRIERAPYSDRVDIAASISFNEEGPFLRGLHYGILHQRFTLEPAVRPVVASSRNFMLVSSILVLLLAIPIQWFVYRRITRRLQHLANDVERFRDGERQGLFDDPLLDDIGRVSSLLRESVRGLVEREEVAQRLELALDSAGAGVWEWRREGNAIYANAQYFTMFEDEPTEAPQDTRAMISRVHPDDQAQVRAKIRALNTPGNDRYEAEFRMCGKDGGPYRWVRSTGRVVERDAEGNPARILGQRVDISEARALQAREADLARIVDESRNEVYVFSADDYCFLEVNRAACENLGYTRDELLRMTPFNLLESPGAPELERLFQPLRRGAAAVVRAEGGHRRKDGSVYPVEAFLQSHHFREEQAFVAIVLDITERKAQQAALRASEERARAQETRYRTLVESTSAILWEADAVTFQFTFVNREAEAVLGYPASQWIEEHDFWPNHIHPEDRDWVVRTCQLHTERGEAHTFEYRMLRSDGRAVWLRDIVNVISDAGQPARLVGVMIDITREKRDEERFQAAFENIPIGNIIIDGDGRIRLANSAVQEMFGYTAEEMIGQNVSVLMQEPHRGRHDGYLRRYLQTGEARVIGITREETGVHKSGREIPIRVAVGRMGPPEAPSFVGSIIDLTQIKSLESKLAHSQRLEAIGQLAGGVAHDFNNLLQVINGFTEILRATLPEDSPHQGELEQIAMAGDRAAALTTQLLAFSRRQVMQPANVDLNEVIGRLGSMLRRLIGEHIHFEMMLSPHLARVYADPAMIEQVLVNLCVNARDAMPEGGSLIIETENVMLTESYCEDHLWASPGRYVLISVTDTGCGIPRDKLESVFEPFYTTKPAHKGTGLGLSMVYGIVRQHDGIVNVYSEVGKGTTFKVYLPQSERKAEDVGTKIQGVTPLGNETILVVEDDDSVRSLTRIILERAGYTVREAGDGRSAVDRFREDPDGVDLVLLDVVMPGMGGRDAFNAMSAIRPGLKALFASGYSENAIHTNFVLDKGLALLKKPYSRDELLREVRRALDGDGGDGADRPG; encoded by the coding sequence ATGGGCGGCCGATGGATTGTCCATGTGCCGTGGCTTGCCGCCGTGGTCGTGGTCCTGGCGCTCGTGAGCGTGCAGGGCCTCGTGTTGCAGCCGCGCCAGGTCGAGAGCGCCCGGGAGGCGGCCGCCGACTCGCTGCGCGGGCAGCTGACCCGCGATATCGTGTTCATCCAATCGCAGGTGCTCCTCGGAGCCGTGGAGGCCATACGAGATTTCGTGTCCGCGAGCGCGGCGGTCCCGGGGCTCGAGCGCATGACCCTGGTCGACCCGCGCGGCATCGTGCTCGCCTCCTCGGACATCGCCCTCGAAGGCCAGTCCATCGAGCAGGCCGGCCAGGCCGAACTTGCGGGTCTGACCGGCCAGCTCAACGCGTCGTTCGCGCCGCGGATCGAACGCGCCCCCTATTCGGACCGGGTCGACATCGCGGCCAGCATATCCTTCAACGAAGAGGGACCCTTCCTCCGCGGCCTGCACTACGGCATTCTACACCAGCGCTTCACCCTGGAACCCGCCGTGCGCCCGGTGGTGGCCTCCTCGCGCAACTTCATGCTCGTCTCCTCGATACTCGTCCTGCTCCTGGCCATCCCGATCCAGTGGTTCGTCTACCGCCGGATCACGCGGCGGCTCCAGCACCTGGCCAATGACGTCGAGCGCTTCCGGGACGGCGAGAGACAAGGCCTTTTCGACGATCCGCTGCTCGACGATATCGGGCGGGTTTCGTCGCTGCTCCGGGAGTCGGTCCGCGGCCTGGTGGAACGCGAGGAGGTGGCCCAGCGCCTCGAGCTTGCGCTGGATTCGGCCGGCGCGGGCGTCTGGGAGTGGCGCCGGGAAGGAAACGCCATCTATGCGAACGCGCAGTATTTTACGATGTTCGAGGACGAGCCGACCGAGGCCCCACAAGACACGCGCGCGATGATCAGCCGGGTTCACCCCGATGACCAGGCGCAAGTGCGCGCAAAAATTCGGGCGCTCAACACACCCGGCAACGACCGCTACGAAGCGGAATTCCGGATGTGCGGCAAGGACGGCGGCCCGTACCGCTGGGTAAGGAGCACCGGGCGCGTGGTGGAGCGCGACGCCGAGGGCAACCCCGCCCGGATCCTCGGCCAGCGCGTCGACATCAGCGAGGCGAGGGCGCTGCAGGCGCGCGAGGCGGATCTGGCGCGCATTGTCGATGAATCCCGCAATGAAGTCTATGTCTTCTCCGCCGACGACTACTGCTTTCTGGAAGTCAACCGCGCGGCGTGCGAGAACCTCGGGTATACGCGGGACGAATTGCTGCGCATGACGCCCTTCAACCTGCTGGAATCGCCCGGCGCTCCGGAACTGGAGCGCCTGTTCCAGCCGTTGCGCCGTGGGGCGGCCGCCGTCGTTCGGGCGGAGGGTGGACACCGGCGGAAGGACGGCAGCGTCTATCCGGTGGAGGCCTTTCTCCAGTCGCACCACTTCCGCGAGGAACAGGCCTTTGTCGCGATTGTCCTCGATATTACGGAGCGGAAAGCCCAGCAGGCGGCCCTCCGGGCCAGCGAGGAGCGCGCGCGCGCGCAGGAAACGAGATACCGGACCCTGGTCGAGTCCACATCCGCAATCCTCTGGGAGGCCGACGCGGTTACGTTTCAGTTCACCTTCGTCAACCGCGAGGCGGAGGCGGTGCTGGGCTATCCCGCCTCCCAGTGGATCGAGGAACACGACTTCTGGCCAAACCACATCCACCCCGAGGACCGGGACTGGGTCGTGCGGACGTGCCAGCTCCACACGGAGCGCGGCGAAGCGCATACCTTCGAATACCGGATGCTTCGCTCCGACGGGCGCGCCGTGTGGCTCCGGGATATCGTGAACGTCATTTCGGACGCCGGCCAGCCCGCGCGGCTCGTCGGCGTAATGATCGATATTACGCGTGAAAAGCGGGACGAAGAGCGCTTCCAGGCGGCGTTTGAGAACATTCCAATCGGCAATATCATCATTGATGGCGACGGGCGGATCAGGCTGGCCAACTCCGCCGTGCAGGAGATGTTTGGCTACACGGCGGAAGAAATGATCGGCCAGAATGTCTCGGTGCTGATGCAGGAGCCGCACAGAGGCCGGCACGACGGCTATTTGCGGCGCTATTTGCAGACAGGCGAAGCGCGCGTAATCGGGATCACTCGCGAAGAGACCGGCGTGCACAAGTCGGGCCGGGAAATACCGATCCGCGTGGCCGTCGGCCGGATGGGCCCGCCCGAGGCGCCGAGTTTTGTGGGCAGTATCATCGACCTGACCCAGATCAAGAGCCTGGAGAGCAAACTGGCGCACTCCCAGCGCCTGGAGGCCATCGGCCAGCTTGCGGGCGGCGTGGCGCACGACTTCAACAACCTGCTCCAGGTGATCAACGGCTTCACGGAAATCCTCCGCGCGACCCTGCCGGAGGACAGCCCGCACCAGGGCGAACTGGAGCAGATCGCCATGGCCGGCGATCGCGCGGCGGCGCTCACGACACAGCTGCTCGCCTTCAGCCGGCGGCAGGTGATGCAACCGGCGAACGTGGACCTCAACGAGGTGATCGGCCGCCTCGGCAGCATGCTGCGCCGACTCATCGGAGAGCACATTCATTTCGAGATGATGCTGAGCCCCCACCTCGCCCGGGTATACGCCGATCCCGCCATGATCGAGCAGGTGCTGGTGAACCTGTGTGTGAACGCGCGGGACGCCATGCCGGAAGGCGGATCGCTCATCATCGAGACCGAAAATGTCATGCTGACCGAATCGTACTGCGAGGATCACCTCTGGGCGAGCCCGGGGCGCTACGTGCTCATCAGCGTCACCGATACCGGCTGCGGTATCCCGAGGGACAAGCTGGAAAGCGTGTTCGAGCCCTTCTACACCACCAAGCCGGCGCACAAGGGAACCGGGCTGGGACTTTCGATGGTCTACGGCATTGTCCGCCAGCACGATGGCATCGTAAACGTATACAGCGAGGTGGGCAAGGGCACAACATTCAAGGTCTATCTGCCACAGTCCGAGCGGAAGGCCGAGGATGTCGGCACGAAGATCCAGGGCGTCACGCCGCTGGGGAACGAGACCATACTCGTCGTGGAGGACGACGATTCGGTGCGCTCGCTCACGCGGATCATCCTGGAGCGCGCCGGCTACACCGTGCGGGAGGCCGGCGACGGGCGCAGCGCGGTCGATCGCTTCCGCGAGGATCCCGATGGGGTCGATCTGGTGCTGCTCGACGTCGTCATGCCCGGCATGGGCGGGCGCGACGCCTTCAACGCGATGTCGGCGATCCGGCCCGGACTGAAGGCCCTGTTCGCGAGCGGGTACAGCGAGAACGCGATCCACACAAACTTCGTGCTCGACAAGGGCCTCGCCCTGCTGAAAAAGCCCTACTCGCGAGACGAATTGCTGCGCGAGGTCCGCCGGGCGCTCGACGGGGACGGAGGAGATGGCGCGGACCGTCCGGGCTGA
- a CDS encoding DUF1501 domain-containing protein, whose translation MNPILEQKLHINRRQFFGRCATGIGAAALASLVNPDLFAATPDHPLAPRAPHFAPKAKRVIYLFQSGAPSQLDLFDYKPQMAAYFDKDLPDSVRMGQRLTGMTSGQARFPIAPTVFKFKQHGESGAWVSEIMPHIASISDELCYIKTMHTEAINHDPAMTFFQTGFQLAGRPSMGAWVTYGLGAANRDLPAFVALSSRGSGRPSCQPLYDRLWGSGFLPTVYQGIKFRGEGDPVLYLTDPPGVDKSLRRKMLDDIAAINQQQHAAYQDPEIVTRIEQYELAYRMQTSVPDLTDLSDEPESTFEMYGPDARTRGTYAANCLLARRLAERGVRFIQLYHMGWDQHSTLPKELPAQSRDVDQPSAALIRDLKQRGMLDDTLVIWGGEFGRTIYSQGTLTESDYGRDHHPKNFTIFLAGGGIKPGMTLGETDDFSYNVVRDPFHVHDLQATILHQLGLNHERLTYKYQGRNFRLTDVHGVVRNEILV comes from the coding sequence ATGAACCCGATACTCGAACAAAAACTCCACATCAACCGCCGCCAGTTCTTCGGGCGATGCGCCACCGGCATCGGCGCCGCCGCGCTGGCCTCACTCGTCAACCCCGATCTCTTCGCGGCCACGCCGGACCACCCCCTCGCGCCGCGCGCGCCCCATTTCGCGCCAAAGGCGAAGCGCGTCATCTACCTTTTCCAGTCCGGCGCGCCCTCCCAGCTCGACCTCTTCGACTACAAGCCGCAGATGGCGGCCTACTTCGACAAGGACCTGCCGGACTCCGTGCGGATGGGGCAGCGCCTCACCGGAATGACGTCCGGACAGGCCCGCTTCCCAATAGCCCCCACCGTCTTCAAGTTCAAACAGCACGGCGAAAGCGGCGCCTGGGTCTCCGAGATCATGCCGCACATCGCGTCGATCTCCGACGAACTCTGCTACATCAAGACGATGCACACCGAGGCCATCAACCACGACCCGGCGATGACCTTCTTCCAGACCGGCTTCCAGCTGGCGGGCCGCCCGAGCATGGGCGCCTGGGTCACCTATGGCCTCGGCGCCGCCAACCGCGACCTCCCCGCATTCGTCGCTCTCAGCTCCCGCGGCTCCGGACGCCCCAGTTGCCAGCCGCTCTACGATCGCCTCTGGGGCAGCGGGTTTCTCCCCACCGTCTACCAGGGCATCAAGTTCCGCGGCGAGGGCGACCCGGTGCTCTATCTCACCGACCCGCCCGGCGTCGACAAGTCGCTCCGCCGGAAAATGCTCGACGACATCGCCGCCATCAACCAGCAGCAGCACGCCGCCTACCAGGACCCCGAGATCGTCACGCGCATCGAACAATACGAGCTCGCCTACCGCATGCAAACCTCCGTGCCCGATCTCACCGACCTCTCCGACGAGCCGGAAAGCACCTTCGAAATGTACGGCCCGGACGCCCGCACCCGCGGAACCTACGCCGCCAACTGCCTCCTCGCACGGCGCCTGGCCGAGCGCGGCGTCCGCTTCATCCAGCTCTACCACATGGGCTGGGACCAGCACTCCACCCTGCCCAAAGAGCTGCCCGCACAATCCCGCGACGTCGACCAGCCCTCCGCCGCACTCATCCGCGACCTCAAACAGCGCGGCATGCTCGACGACACCCTCGTCATCTGGGGCGGTGAATTCGGGCGCACCATCTACAGCCAGGGCACGCTCACCGAGTCCGACTACGGCCGCGATCACCACCCCAAGAACTTCACCATCTTCCTGGCGGGCGGCGGCATCAAGCCCGGCATGACCCTCGGCGAAACCGACGACTTCTCCTACAACGTCGTACGCGACCCCTTCCACGTGCACGATCTTCAGGCCACCATCCTCCACCAGCTCGGCCTCAACCACGAGCGGCTGACCTACAAATACCAGGGCCGGAACTTCCGCCTCACCGATGTTCACGGCGTGGTGCGCAACGAAATACTCGTGTGA
- a CDS encoding ABC transporter substrate-binding protein has protein sequence MKANRLAAMCGLLLAALLPAGAPAREPLRLGTNVWPGYEPLYLARDRGYLDPARVKLVEFRSATQVMHALETGAIDGGALTLDEVLTVTGRGVPLTLVMALDISAGADCIIVQPELAGMADLRGRRIAVENTALGAYVLLRALEQAGLPVEEIEAVRMDVSRHVRSFESGEIAASVCFDPTRSKLLALGGKEVFTSNDIPGEIVDLIAIRNDALDRRRDALRHIGAAWDAALAYIADEPENAYSMLGRRMGLDLDGARSAYSRLNLLDLRASVQLLTSEAFRLETMVRVRRFMVDRGLIAHPLDPAIDAVLPETG, from the coding sequence ATGAAGGCAAATCGACTCGCCGCGATGTGCGGGCTGCTGCTTGCCGCCCTCTTGCCGGCGGGCGCCCCGGCGCGGGAGCCCCTTCGCCTGGGAACCAATGTCTGGCCGGGCTACGAGCCGCTTTACCTGGCCCGCGATCGCGGCTATCTGGATCCCGCGCGGGTGAAACTGGTGGAGTTTCGCTCCGCGACGCAGGTGATGCACGCGCTGGAAACCGGGGCCATCGATGGCGGCGCCCTGACCCTCGACGAAGTGCTCACCGTGACCGGACGCGGCGTCCCCTTGACGCTCGTCATGGCCCTCGACATTTCCGCGGGCGCCGATTGCATCATCGTGCAACCGGAGCTCGCTGGCATGGCGGACCTGCGCGGGCGGCGGATCGCGGTGGAGAATACCGCCCTGGGCGCCTATGTGTTGCTCCGCGCGCTGGAGCAGGCGGGCCTGCCGGTGGAGGAAATTGAGGCCGTACGGATGGATGTGTCTCGGCATGTCCGCAGTTTCGAATCCGGCGAAATCGCGGCGTCCGTCTGTTTCGATCCGACCCGCTCTAAACTGCTCGCGCTGGGGGGGAAAGAAGTGTTTACAAGCAACGACATCCCGGGTGAAATCGTCGATCTCATCGCAATCCGGAACGATGCGCTGGACAGGCGCCGGGACGCGCTCCGGCATATCGGCGCCGCATGGGACGCCGCGCTCGCCTACATAGCCGACGAGCCGGAAAACGCCTACTCGATGCTCGGCCGCCGCATGGGGCTCGATCTGGACGGCGCGCGGAGCGCCTACAGCAGGCTGAACCTGCTGGATCTGCGCGCCAGCGTCCAATTGCTGACTTCCGAGGCGTTCCGCCTGGAAACGATGGTCCGGGTCCGGCGCTTCATGGTGGACCGTGGACTCATCGCGCATCCCCTGGATCCCGCCATCGACGCCGTCCTCCCGGAGACCGGGTGA
- a CDS encoding winged helix-turn-helix transcriptional regulator yields MATGADNCAAILKVLADDTRLAVVRRLMSGPQQVSEINAVLHLEQSLLSHHLRVLRDAGLVESERDGKAVRYRLAEQVFADARARDSINLGCCSISFDAR; encoded by the coding sequence ATGGCAACGGGCGCGGACAACTGCGCGGCGATTCTAAAGGTGCTTGCGGACGACACGCGGCTTGCGGTGGTGCGGCGGCTGATGTCGGGGCCGCAGCAGGTGAGCGAGATCAACGCGGTGCTGCACCTGGAGCAGAGCCTGCTTTCACACCATTTGCGCGTGCTGCGGGATGCGGGCCTGGTGGAGTCCGAGCGGGATGGGAAAGCGGTGCGCTACCGTCTTGCGGAGCAGGTGTTCGCGGATGCGCGGGCGCGGGACTCGATCAACCTGGGCTGTTGCAGCATTTCATTTGACGCGCGGTAG